The genomic segment AACTTCCCAGGTTAGAGGATCTGCCCCCAGTTTCCAAGGGCTGTCTCTGGAATAAAGCAAGCCATTATGAAACACCGTATTCGCAATTCCCGGATCAAACGATTTGCCATCTACAGTTAAACTCAGCGCCTTATAGTAGCCCAGCATATTACCCAAGGTAATTGAATATGCATCGCCACGCCAGACATAGCTGGATGCAATCGCGCCCGACCCCATGGCCGCAGCACCTGCTAAATCACTGGAATAAGTGCCCCGCCCTGAGCCCGTAACACTGAGCACCCAATTTTCAAAAATTGGCCGACGATAAAAAACACCCAAGCTGCCATCGTAGCCTTTAGCCCCATCGCTTGAGGTATAGCCTAGCGGCAGATCCACAATTAATTCGTGATTGGGTTCAGAAAACTGATAAGAATAGGAAAGCGGTAAATTATAAGTATCGCTTTCCATTTCTTTAGCGCTGCCCACGGCATCACTTTTCATATGCTTAAAATTAGCGCCAATACCAAAACGATGCCGACCATCACTGCTTTGCCCCACCGTAGCCGTGGTATTTCTGGCTCCAAACCAAAGCAATTTGGCATCATTACTCACTGCGCGTGACATTAAGCTGTTTGGATTACCTGCGATAGGATCAACAGGTGAAACAGAAACTAAATACCTCGCCATTTTTTCTAACAAATCGGTGTGATTTTTTAAATATTCTTTTAATAAATCGCGGCTTTCATTCCGGGTTGCTCCCCTGAATGATTCGCTAATTTCTAAAATAGGGATTTGAAAAGTCAGCAGCGTTGAGCCCTGCTGCGGAAAAGCCAATTGAATTGGCATACCGCGAAAATTAAGCTCGCTATTAATCGCCTCTACACCACTATAAGTCGGGAAAATGACTTTTAACTTGTCTTCATAATAGGTATTAGCGGCTTCCTCGGCAGTCGTAAAACTCCCTTGCCCGAACTGACCATTCATCGTTGCAGTAAAATCAAACACACCAGCATGGCTGTTAACAAGCCATGCTGAACAGAAAACCACCAGACATCCACGAGAACGAGCAAGCATCAGAGCACTCCAAAACGATATGTATCCGTTCTAGATGGTGCATCGCAAAAATCAAGCGATCGCTCAGGCAAAAGAAGATAAATGAAGTGTAAGACTTTAGGGGCGTTTGACGCTTCATCCACAATGAGTAGAGCAGGAAAACAGCTAACACCCGGTATGCGACGAAGGAAATAAGGATTTAAGCACATGCAGTGAATGGGGCCAGCCCCATCGCTAGGCGAGAAAAAACCCTCACATATGGAGGGTTGGCTTTTTTACAAATACAAACGCCTTATTTTCTTAAAATATACTTACGTACCGCACTATTGTGCTCATCCAGATTATTGGAAAACACCGAGCTGCCATCCCCTTTCGCCACAAAATATAGCGCTGTCGTAGATGAAGGGTGCATCACCGCCTTTAATGCCGCATCCCCCACCATGGCAATGGGTGTAGGTGGTAAGCCACTGCGGGTATAGGTGTTATAAGGCGTATCAGTCAGCAAATCGATTTTCCGCAAACGCCCGTCAAGTGATTCCCCAGCCCCGTACATCACAGCGGGATCGGTCTGCAAGCGCATGCCAATCCGTAAGCGGTTTGCAAATACACCTGCAATCATCGGACGATCAGCCGCAAGGCCGGTTTCTTTTTCAACCAAAGAGGCCAGAATCAGCGCCTCGTAGGGCGTTTTTAACTGCACATTTTGTGAGCGCCCAGCCCATGCCTTATCCAGCTTACTTTGCATTCGCTGATTGGCTCGTGCCAATAGTTTTAAATCTGAACTGCCTTTATCCACATGATAGGTGTCAGGAAAAAACAAGCCTTCCGGGCTCAGCGCACTGATGCCCAGCTCAGCCAACAGCTCGGCATCCGACATCAAAGCACTGTCGTGGCGTAAATGAGGGTTGGTATTTAAGGCCTTGCGAAAATCGCTCCACTTCCAGCCTTCAATCAAAGTGAAAGTCAGGGTGGTGGTGTCGCCATTACTGAGTTTTTCTAAAAGCTGCCATGGGCTGAGTGGCGCACTCATGCTATAGCTGCCTGCTTTCAATAACTTGTCTTTGCCCGTTACCCGTGCCAGT from the Iodobacter fluviatilis genome contains:
- the mltG gene encoding endolytic transglycosylase MltG — encoded protein: MAKKRQNQSTLGRTLGRFFLLLIVLLVACAAWLYQYATTPQGYATSDFVVESGGVKKVADQLVKQGVIDQSLPFLVLARVTGKDKLLKAGSYSMSAPLSPWQLLEKLSNGDTTTLTFTLIEGWKWSDFRKALNTNPHLRHDSALMSDAELLAELGISALSPEGLFFPDTYHVDKGSSDLKLLARANQRMQSKLDKAWAGRSQNVQLKTPYEALILASLVEKETGLAADRPMIAGVFANRLRIGMRLQTDPAVMYGAGESLDGRLRKIDLLTDTPYNTYTRSGLPPTPIAMVGDAALKAVMHPSSTTALYFVAKGDGSSVFSNNLDEHNSAVRKYILRK